One Salvia splendens isolate huo1 chromosome 22, SspV2, whole genome shotgun sequence DNA segment encodes these proteins:
- the LOC121786510 gene encoding bidirectional sugar transporter SWEET13-like has product MADFSGQWALAFGLLGNIVSFMVFLSPIPTFYAIYKKKTSEGYQSIPYVVALFSSMLWIFYAFLKSSNATLILTINAFGCFIETIYVCFYLFYAPKKLRVQTLKMIVLLIICGFGFIVASTIFLVKPSQRAMVVGWICLVFSLCVFVAPLCILRKVIQTKSVEYMPFLLSLFLTLSAVMWFFYGLLIKDYNVAIPNVLGFSFGLIQMGLYFKYKNGEKMNIKQKLQETVLTQIVVLEEPKTEEQIIKFNETLDSQNIREASKNGEIHNDEVEGSHDQK; this is encoded by the exons ATGGCAGATTTCTCAGGGCAATGGGCTTTGGCATTTGGACTACTTG GCAACATTGTGTCATTCATGGTGTTTCTTTCTCCAAT TCCAACATTCTATGCAATCTACAAGAAGAAAACAAGCGAAGGATATCAATCTATTCCTTATGTTGTGGCATTGTTTAGCTCAATGCTTTGGATTTTCTACGCATTTCTCAAGTCGTCCAATGCCACTCTTATCCTTACCATCAACGCCTTTGGCTGTTTCATCGAGACCATTTACGTTTGCTTCTATCTTTTCTACGCCCCAAAGAAGCTCAGG GTACAAACCCTAAAGATGATTGTGCTTCTGATAATTTGTGGATTTGGATTCATCGTTGCGTCGACTATTTTTCTGGTGAAGCCATCACAACGTGCCATGGTGGTTGGTTGGATCTGTCTGGTGTTCTCCTTGTGTGTGTTCGTTGCCCCATTGTGCATTCTG AGAAAGGTGATACAAACTAAGAGTGTTGAATACATGCCATTTCTACTATCACTATTCCTTACACTTAGCGCCGTCATGTGGTTTTTCTATGGCCTTTTAATCAAAGATTACAACGTTGCA attCCGAATGTGCTTGGTTTCAGCTTCGGGTTGATTCAGATGGGGCTTTACTTTAAGTACAAAAATGGGGAGAAAATGAACATAAAGCAGAAGCTTCAAGAAACCGTGCTAACTCAAATTGTAGTGTTGGAGGAGCCAAAAACTGAAGAgcaaattatcaaatttaacgAAACATTAGATTCACAGAATATTCGAGAAGCTTCTAAGAATGGTGAGATACATAATGATGAAGTTGAAGGGTCACATgatcaaaaataa
- the LOC121786285 gene encoding mitochondrial import inner membrane translocase subunit TIM8-like, whose translation MDPSALNSPELQNLLAQEKEKAMISEMISKLTSSCWDKCITGSPGSKFSSSEANCLTNCAQRYMDMSLVIMKRLHQ comes from the exons ATGGATCCTTCGGCATTGAATTCCCCCGAGTTGCAGAACCTTCTAGCT caagaaaaagaaaaggccATGATTAGTGAGATGATCTCAAAGCTTACATCTTCTTGCTGGGACAAATGCATCACAGGCAGTCCCGGAAGCAAGTTCAGTTCCAGTGAAGCTAATTGTCTCACAAACTGTGCTCAACGTTACATGGATATGAGTCTCGTCATCATGAAGCGTCTTCATCAGTGA